One window from the genome of Gemmatimonadota bacterium encodes:
- a CDS encoding enolase, which translates to MKITDIEVITFRTPGGRSRPSKWGYGIWGEEQKESTSSIFKIVTDEGLEGYMVGGDRRYLEGPIKRMLIGEDPLSRETIWNWMDQLVTFGHSLPEHVMGAVDCALWDLLGRMVDLPVHKILGGARDKVKAYASTYPNIGKPEDYAGHALECKKQGYKAYKVHAYICWNPHTWEPAPQVPGFPKEDIEVCKAVREAVGDDMVLMLDPFGVYTLEQSLWVGRELEKLNYYWLEHPMVETRTEAYRRLTRELDIAILSPEHIPGGVFTRAEWVLQGASDMLRIDQNYGGITGCYKMVNVAQAFGIQCEMHYGGWANIQILGATTEATCEYYERGLLRPDFDYETPPPYLNSIVDPMDDDGNVIIPQLPGLGFDFNWDYINDNLIEP; encoded by the coding sequence ATGAAAATTACAGACATCGAAGTAATTACATTCCGCACGCCAGGTGGCAGGTCTCGACCGAGTAAGTGGGGCTACGGCATCTGGGGAGAAGAACAAAAAGAATCGACCAGTTCGATCTTCAAAATCGTAACTGATGAAGGGCTTGAAGGATATATGGTTGGCGGCGACCGGCGATACCTCGAAGGTCCGATCAAACGCATGTTGATCGGTGAAGATCCCCTATCCCGTGAAACCATCTGGAACTGGATGGACCAGTTGGTCACCTTCGGTCATTCATTGCCAGAGCATGTCATGGGCGCAGTCGATTGCGCCCTTTGGGACCTGCTGGGCAGAATGGTTGACCTGCCCGTACACAAAATCCTCGGTGGTGCCCGCGACAAAGTAAAAGCTTATGCCAGCACCTATCCAAACATCGGCAAACCCGAAGACTATGCCGGACATGCACTCGAATGCAAAAAACAGGGATACAAAGCATACAAAGTTCACGCGTACATCTGCTGGAACCCACACACCTGGGAACCTGCCCCACAGGTACCCGGATTTCCCAAAGAAGATATAGAAGTATGCAAAGCTGTGCGCGAAGCCGTCGGTGATGACATGGTCTTAATGCTCGATCCCTTCGGCGTATATACCCTGGAGCAATCTTTGTGGGTTGGCCGCGAACTGGAAAAACTAAACTATTACTGGCTGGAACACCCCATGGTAGAAACGCGGACAGAAGCATATCGACGATTGACCCGCGAACTGGACATCGCCATTCTCTCACCCGAACACATTCCCGGCGGCGTCTTCACGCGCGCCGAATGGGTACTCCAGGGCGCATCTGACATGCTGCGCATCGACCAAAACTATGGCGGCATCACGGGATGCTACAAAATGGTCAACGTAGCCCAAGCCTTCGGCATTCAGTGTGAAATGCACTATGGCGGATGGGCAAACATTCAAATCCTGGGCGCAACAACAGAAGCAACCTGTGAATACTATGAACGCGGCCTCTTGCGTCCCGACTTCGACTACGAAACCCCACCGCCCTATTTGAATTCCATCGTCGATCCCATGGATGATGACGGCAATGTCATCATCCCCCAGCTACCAGGTCTGGGATTTGATTTCAACTGGGACTATATTAACGACAATCTGATTGAGCCATAA